Proteins encoded together in one Candidatus Sulfotelmatobacter sp. window:
- the rdgB gene encoding RdgB/HAM1 family non-canonical purine NTP pyrophosphatase, producing MRVYVATTNFGKLREMESLFTDAGFELATYGDYEDPIEGDVSYAENAALKARALSAQLARAGRPANVLADDSGLEVYALDRRPGVLTAYYGGAEVSWGERRKKLLAELADAPHGLTDRRARFVSALHFIDDQGREFAAMGTVDGAIAPEERGEAGFSFDPVFLYPPTGKTFAEMRGDEKNRVSHRAIAAAALVAALSRAGVG from the coding sequence ATGCGCGTCTACGTCGCGACGACCAACTTCGGCAAGCTCCGCGAGATGGAATCCCTTTTCACCGACGCGGGCTTCGAGTTGGCCACGTACGGTGATTACGAGGATCCGATCGAAGGCGACGTCTCGTACGCCGAGAACGCGGCGCTCAAGGCGCGCGCACTCTCCGCGCAGCTCGCCCGGGCAGGCCGGCCGGCCAACGTGCTGGCCGACGACTCCGGACTCGAGGTCTACGCGCTGGACCGCCGGCCCGGCGTGCTGACGGCGTACTACGGCGGCGCCGAAGTGTCGTGGGGCGAGCGGCGCAAGAAGCTGCTGGCCGAGCTCGCGGACGCGCCGCACGGGTTGACCGACCGCCGCGCGCGGTTCGTCAGCGCGCTGCACTTCATCGACGATCAGGGCCGCGAGTTCGCGGCGATGGGGACGGTCGACGGCGCGATCGCGCCCGAGGAGCGCGGCGAGGCCGGCTTCTCGTTCGATCCGGTATTCCTGTATCCACCGACGGGGAAGACGTTCGCCGAGATGCGCGGCGACGAGAAGAACCGGGTCAGCCACCGCGCGATCGCGGCGGCGGCGCTGGTCGCCGCCCTCAGCCGCGCCGGCGTCGGCTGA
- the lepA gene encoding translation elongation factor 4: MTQPDAAVGVDASRVRNFCIIAHIDHGKTTLSDRLLEFTSTIAQRDIEEQMLDAMDLERERGITIKMHPVTLTYTAHDGNTYELNFIDTPGHVDFSSEVSRSLQACEGALLVIDAAQGIEAQTLANYHLALAQNLTIIPVINKIDLPAADVERVKGEIEEMLVIEGSEAIPASAKEGIGIEEILEAIVTRIPPPRGTEQKLRGLIFDAQFDTYRGVVAYVRVVDGELKVGSRFMSMAHRRVYEATEVGVFKPEMRKTGSLSAGSVGYVIANIKSLGELDVGDTITLAADPASEPLPGYKPIVPMVYCGLYPNEGVEVSELRDALEKLALNDSALHFEPESSIALGFGFRCGFLGLLHMEIVQERLERNFNLDLIATSPSVVFRVTMTDGTVETIDNPAKLPPRDKIAVMEEPYVKATVITPPEYVGTIMELTQNRRGALGNMEYLHDGRVILTYDMPLAEVIVDYFDQLKSRTKGYASLDYELAGYKEGDLVKLEILLNGEPVDALSFIVARDKAASRGRALTEKLKELIPRQMFDVPIQAAIGGKIVARETVSAMRKNVLAKCYGGDITRKRKLLEKQKAGKERMKRVGRVDLPQEAFMAVLRLDES, from the coding sequence GTGACCCAGCCCGACGCCGCGGTCGGCGTGGACGCGTCCCGTGTCCGCAACTTCTGCATCATCGCGCACATCGATCACGGCAAGACGACGCTGAGCGACCGTCTGTTGGAGTTCACCTCGACGATCGCGCAGCGCGACATCGAAGAGCAGATGCTCGACGCGATGGATCTCGAGCGCGAGCGCGGGATCACGATCAAGATGCACCCCGTCACGCTGACCTACACGGCGCACGACGGGAACACGTACGAGCTGAACTTCATCGACACGCCCGGCCACGTCGACTTCTCGAGCGAAGTCTCGCGTTCGCTGCAGGCCTGCGAGGGCGCGCTGCTGGTCATCGACGCCGCGCAAGGCATCGAAGCGCAGACGCTGGCCAACTACCACCTCGCGCTGGCGCAGAACCTGACCATCATCCCGGTCATCAACAAGATCGACCTGCCGGCAGCGGACGTCGAGCGGGTCAAGGGCGAGATCGAGGAGATGCTGGTCATCGAGGGCTCCGAGGCGATCCCCGCGTCGGCCAAGGAAGGGATCGGGATCGAGGAGATCCTCGAGGCCATCGTCACCCGCATCCCGCCGCCGCGCGGCACCGAGCAGAAACTGCGCGGGCTGATCTTCGACGCGCAGTTCGACACCTATCGCGGCGTCGTCGCGTACGTGCGCGTCGTCGACGGCGAGCTGAAAGTCGGCTCGCGCTTCATGTCGATGGCGCACCGGCGCGTCTACGAGGCGACCGAGGTCGGCGTCTTCAAGCCCGAGATGCGTAAGACCGGCAGCCTGAGCGCGGGCAGCGTCGGCTACGTGATCGCCAACATCAAGTCGCTGGGCGAGCTCGACGTCGGCGACACGATCACGCTGGCCGCCGATCCGGCCTCCGAGCCGCTGCCCGGCTACAAGCCGATCGTCCCGATGGTCTACTGCGGCTTGTACCCGAACGAGGGCGTCGAGGTCTCCGAGCTGCGCGACGCGCTCGAGAAGCTCGCCCTCAACGACTCGGCCCTGCACTTCGAGCCGGAGTCCTCGATCGCGCTGGGCTTCGGGTTCCGCTGCGGCTTTCTGGGCCTGCTCCACATGGAGATCGTCCAGGAGCGGCTGGAGCGCAACTTCAACCTCGACCTGATCGCGACGTCGCCGTCGGTCGTGTTCCGGGTGACGATGACGGACGGGACGGTCGAGACGATCGACAACCCGGCGAAGCTGCCGCCGCGCGACAAGATCGCCGTGATGGAAGAACCGTACGTCAAGGCGACCGTCATCACGCCGCCCGAGTACGTCGGCACGATCATGGAGCTGACCCAGAACCGCCGTGGCGCGCTGGGCAACATGGAGTACCTCCACGACGGCCGGGTGATCCTGACCTACGACATGCCGCTGGCCGAGGTCATCGTCGACTACTTCGATCAGCTCAAGAGCCGCACCAAGGGCTACGCCTCGCTCGACTACGAGCTGGCGGGCTACAAAGAGGGCGACCTGGTCAAGCTGGAGATCTTGCTCAACGGCGAGCCGGTCGACGCGCTCTCGTTCATCGTCGCGCGCGACAAGGCCGCCTCGCGCGGGCGCGCGCTGACGGAGAAGCTCAAGGAGCTGATCCCGCGCCAGATGTTCGACGTCCCGATCCAGGCCGCGATCGGCGGCAAGATCGTCGCCCGCGAGACGGTCAGCGCGATGCGCAAGAACGTCCTGGCCAAGTGCTACGGCGGCGACATCACCCGCAAGCGCAAGCTGCTCGAGAAGCAGAAGGCCGGCAAGGAGCGGATGAAGCGCGTCGGCCGCGTCGACTTGCCGCAGGAAGCCTTCATGGCCGTGCTGCGGCTCGACGAATCGTAG
- a CDS encoding YggT family protein, whose product MLTCQLWSVLDVLFKLYLLVLFVYALLSWVPSLRGRWSDYLAMLVEPVITPVRRVIPPMGGLDLSFLVVMLVILLVENGIVSPQAHACF is encoded by the coding sequence GTGCTCACTTGTCAGCTGTGGTCGGTCCTCGACGTCCTCTTCAAGCTCTACTTGCTCGTGCTGTTCGTGTACGCGCTGCTCTCGTGGGTGCCGAGCCTGCGCGGCCGCTGGAGCGACTACCTCGCGATGCTGGTCGAACCCGTGATCACGCCGGTACGCCGCGTCATCCCGCCGATGGGAGGACTCGATCTCTCGTTCCTGGTGGTGATGCTGGTCATCTTGCTGGTCGAGAACGGGATCGTCAGCCCGCAGGCCCACGCGTGCTTCTGA
- a CDS encoding peptidoglycan DD-metalloendopeptidase family protein codes for MNQTKSTKSTFLIKIIPPTGYSVYRLAFTRRHLALAAAALIAVVLGAIGVHTYELHVAEVDVRTLQGVTTAQQAQLQNLDKQADALATQLRTVQHENAEIKRLMGVGPSARKPHAMAPARPGAGANLASVQSRLRQLASQSAATQRDARALQALALRVLNVRRLASLARDRMIASIPSLMPVQGARIASGFGWRSTPWPEYHQGVDLAVDYGTMVRAAAAGTVVTAGWDGGFGIKVAIDHGNGYQTWYGHLSRTIVTVGEHITKGAPIAYTGSTGESTGPHLHYQVMYEGHAIDPAPFLNGVPPHVLATLPDGSGV; via the coding sequence GTGAACCAGACCAAGTCGACCAAGTCGACCTTCCTGATCAAGATCATCCCGCCGACGGGCTACTCCGTCTATCGGCTGGCTTTCACGCGCCGCCACCTTGCGCTGGCGGCGGCGGCGCTGATCGCGGTCGTGCTGGGTGCGATCGGCGTGCACACCTACGAGCTGCACGTCGCCGAGGTCGACGTGCGCACGCTGCAGGGCGTCACCACCGCGCAGCAAGCGCAGCTGCAGAATCTCGACAAGCAGGCCGACGCGCTGGCGACGCAGCTGCGCACGGTGCAGCACGAGAACGCCGAGATCAAGCGGCTGATGGGCGTCGGCCCGAGCGCGCGCAAACCGCACGCGATGGCCCCGGCGCGCCCGGGCGCGGGTGCGAACCTCGCCAGCGTGCAGTCGCGGCTGCGCCAGCTGGCCTCGCAGAGCGCGGCGACGCAGCGCGACGCGCGGGCGCTGCAAGCGCTGGCGCTGCGCGTGCTCAACGTGCGCCGGCTGGCCTCGCTGGCCCGCGACCGCATGATCGCTTCGATTCCCTCGCTCATGCCGGTTCAGGGCGCGCGGATCGCGAGCGGCTTCGGCTGGCGCAGCACGCCGTGGCCCGAGTACCACCAAGGCGTCGACCTGGCGGTCGATTACGGGACGATGGTGCGAGCGGCCGCGGCCGGAACGGTCGTCACGGCCGGCTGGGACGGCGGCTTCGGGATCAAGGTCGCGATCGACCACGGCAACGGCTACCAGACCTGGTACGGCCACCTCTCGCGCACGATCGTCACCGTCGGCGAGCACATCACCAAGGGCGCGCCGATCGCGTACACCGGCTCGACCGGCGAGTCGACCGGGCCGCACCTGCACTATCAGGTGATGTACGAGGGACATGCGATCGACCCGGCACCGTTCCTCAACGGCGTCCCGCCGCACGTCCTGGCGACACTTCCCGACGGGTCGGGCGTATAA
- a CDS encoding DUF4446 family protein yields the protein MQQLITALLVGLGSALLVTGGYHLLVLGPRLRRLTATLDTHDAMLGGGASRATDRLTALEREAAAQTAARAAELARIDALERIARSEVPRVGFVRYNAFSDVGSDLSYALALLNRDGDGVVLSSIWSREETRTYGKAVTAFKPAQDPSEEELAAIAKARTAAT from the coding sequence ATGCAGCAACTCATCACGGCCCTGCTCGTGGGTTTGGGCAGCGCGCTCCTCGTGACGGGCGGATATCATCTGCTCGTCCTCGGACCGCGCTTGCGCCGCCTCACGGCCACACTCGACACGCACGACGCTATGCTCGGCGGTGGCGCCAGCCGCGCAACCGACCGCCTTACCGCGCTGGAGCGTGAGGCGGCTGCACAGACGGCTGCTCGGGCCGCCGAGCTGGCGAGGATCGACGCGCTCGAGCGGATCGCGCGCAGCGAGGTCCCGCGGGTCGGCTTCGTGCGCTACAACGCCTTCAGCGACGTCGGGAGCGACCTCTCGTACGCGCTCGCTCTGCTCAACCGAGACGGCGACGGGGTGGTGCTCAGCAGCATCTGGTCGCGCGAGGAGACGCGCACCTACGGCAAGGCGGTGACGGCGTTCAAGCCGGCCCAAGACCCTTCAGAAGAAGAGCTGGCCGCAATCGCCAAAGCTCGGACTGCCGCGACGTGA
- a CDS encoding diguanylate cyclase, protein MPLLPSSAAFFLGFFVAIGAFNALLYLVARDAPFGWYAAAMFALVGVTSVAAGANFPAPELVSATSLSLYWLTLTGFCRAFLGVRRTMRGFDVLTVPVLLAAGAAPFVAAGAPPHGLRDAFGDVAQAALIVLLVARGISARAEGFRPARFYLLAFAFLAVGVAIDDTNHWGPLLHGLDLSAAFDGGLALQALLFALALADRGRAVTALVALDGLTGIPNRRSFDSVLREAWERARRAHLPLGVLMIDVDHFKRYNDGYGHQAGDEVLRRVARAVQDAALRPDDAAARYGGEEFAAVLPLADLESARAIGERVRHNVRALAIPYPAVVAGIITVSIGAASVRPTRALTPEQLLTAADRALYRAKEEGRDRVVAGDVGASTPDPGLR, encoded by the coding sequence GTGCCGCTCCTACCGAGCTCCGCCGCGTTCTTCTTGGGCTTCTTCGTCGCCATCGGCGCGTTCAATGCCCTCCTCTACCTGGTCGCACGTGATGCGCCGTTCGGCTGGTATGCGGCTGCGATGTTCGCGCTGGTCGGCGTCACCTCGGTCGCGGCCGGCGCCAACTTCCCCGCGCCCGAGCTGGTCTCGGCGACCTCGCTCTCGCTCTACTGGCTGACGCTGACGGGCTTCTGCCGTGCGTTCCTGGGCGTGCGGCGAACCATGCGCGGCTTCGACGTGCTGACCGTGCCGGTGCTCTTGGCCGCCGGGGCCGCGCCGTTCGTCGCCGCCGGCGCGCCGCCGCACGGTCTGCGCGACGCGTTCGGCGACGTCGCGCAAGCGGCCCTGATCGTGTTGCTGGTCGCGCGCGGCATCTCGGCGCGCGCCGAAGGCTTTCGACCGGCGCGCTTCTATTTGCTCGCCTTCGCCTTTCTCGCCGTGGGCGTCGCGATCGACGACACCAACCATTGGGGCCCGCTGCTGCACGGGCTGGACTTGAGCGCCGCCTTCGACGGGGGCCTCGCCTTGCAGGCGCTGCTGTTCGCGCTCGCGTTGGCCGACCGCGGCCGCGCCGTCACCGCGCTGGTCGCGCTCGACGGCTTGACCGGCATCCCGAACCGCCGTTCGTTCGACTCCGTCTTGCGCGAGGCATGGGAACGCGCGCGGCGCGCGCACCTCCCGCTCGGCGTGCTGATGATCGACGTCGATCACTTCAAGCGCTACAACGACGGCTACGGTCACCAGGCCGGCGACGAGGTGCTGCGGCGCGTCGCGCGGGCGGTGCAAGACGCCGCGCTGCGGCCCGATGACGCGGCCGCGCGCTACGGCGGCGAAGAGTTCGCCGCGGTGCTCCCGTTGGCCGACCTCGAGTCGGCGCGCGCGATCGGGGAGCGCGTGCGGCACAACGTGCGTGCCCTGGCGATCCCGTATCCGGCGGTGGTGGCGGGGATCATCACCGTGAGCATCGGCGCGGCATCGGTCCGGCCGACCCGGGCGCTGACGCCCGAGCAGCTGCTGACCGCCGCCGACCGCGCGCTCTACCGCGCCAAGGAAGAGGGCCGCGACCGCGTCGTGGCCGGCGACGTCGGCGCCTCAACTCCCGATCCCGGACTCCGATAA
- the deoC gene encoding deoxyribose-phosphate aldolase, whose translation MTVTFASASPTVDAVMLEARAAGFTKRSIKNEAKLAAIDLAIRCIDLTTLEGRDSPGRVRSLCAKAALPAPGAPRVAAVCVYPNLVAVAKDALRGTGVLVASVATAFPSGLSSLDVKLRDTEAALASGADEIDMVIDRGAFLAGDEARLVEEVAAVKALCGDVHLKVILETGELGSYDAIRRASDLALDAGADVIKTSTGKIGTSATLPTALVMAEALRDFHRRTGLRRGLKVAGGVRNTKTAIAYLVLIDETLGGAWLSPDLFRIGASALLDDLLLQREKLATGRYGSLDYVAKD comes from the coding sequence GTGACCGTTACCTTTGCATCCGCGTCGCCGACCGTCGACGCGGTGATGCTCGAAGCGCGCGCGGCCGGCTTCACCAAACGCTCGATCAAGAACGAAGCCAAGCTGGCGGCGATCGACCTGGCCATCCGCTGCATCGATCTGACCACCCTGGAAGGGCGCGACTCGCCCGGACGCGTGCGCTCGCTGTGCGCCAAGGCCGCGCTGCCGGCACCGGGCGCGCCACGCGTCGCCGCGGTCTGCGTCTACCCGAACCTGGTGGCCGTCGCGAAGGACGCGCTGCGCGGGACCGGCGTGCTGGTGGCCTCGGTCGCGACCGCGTTTCCCAGCGGCCTCTCCTCGCTCGACGTCAAGCTGCGCGACACCGAGGCGGCCCTCGCGTCCGGTGCCGACGAGATCGACATGGTGATCGATCGCGGCGCGTTCTTGGCCGGCGACGAGGCGCGCCTGGTCGAGGAAGTCGCCGCCGTCAAAGCGCTGTGCGGCGACGTGCACCTCAAGGTCATCCTCGAAACCGGCGAGCTGGGCTCGTACGACGCGATCCGGCGCGCCTCGGATCTCGCGCTCGACGCGGGCGCCGACGTCATCAAGACCTCGACCGGCAAGATCGGCACCTCGGCGACGCTGCCGACGGCGCTGGTGATGGCCGAGGCGTTGCGCGACTTCCACCGCCGTACCGGTCTGCGCCGTGGCTTGAAGGTCGCCGGCGGTGTGCGCAACACCAAGACGGCCATCGCGTACCTCGTGCTCATCGACGAGACGCTGGGCGGCGCGTGGCTCTCGCCCGATCTGTTCCGCATCGGCGCGTCGGCGCTGCTCGACGACCTGCTGCTGCAGCGCGAGAAGCTCGCGACCGGACGCTACGGCTCGCTCGACTACGTCGCCAAAGACTGA
- a CDS encoding ATP-binding protein, with protein MTRGSELRVLCTATVQAPRPLRGALAAFLRALEVEQIVSEDILVAVGEALANSVEHAYPGEPGTVELHALAEDEATLQVDVRDRGVFTERARHPDRGLGLQIVRAIAREVRIERNGGTRISMTFDAR; from the coding sequence GTGACGCGCGGTTCGGAGCTGCGGGTGCTGTGCACGGCCACCGTGCAGGCGCCGCGGCCGCTGCGCGGCGCCTTGGCGGCGTTCCTGCGCGCGCTCGAGGTCGAGCAGATCGTCAGCGAGGACATCCTGGTCGCGGTCGGCGAGGCGCTGGCGAACTCGGTCGAGCACGCCTATCCCGGCGAACCCGGAACGGTGGAGCTGCACGCGCTGGCCGAGGACGAAGCGACGCTCCAGGTCGACGTGCGCGACCGCGGCGTGTTCACCGAGCGCGCGCGGCATCCCGATCGCGGGTTGGGGCTGCAGATCGTGCGCGCGATCGCGCGCGAGGTGCGCATCGAGCGGAACGGCGGGACGCGCATCTCGATGACGTTCGACGCGCGCTAG
- a CDS encoding STAS domain-containing protein has protein sequence MSPQSSLTVLKLTGELDIAQREAVQAALQLDAGGGPVLIDLSEVSYADSTVISQLLRFRNEAEARGRKIALLIGSPQFRRLLQYAGLGDAFAVFDDRGRALTFLAGGPA, from the coding sequence GTGAGCCCACAATCGTCGCTGACCGTGCTCAAATTGACCGGCGAGCTCGACATCGCGCAACGCGAAGCGGTGCAGGCCGCCCTCCAGCTCGACGCGGGCGGCGGCCCCGTGCTGATCGATCTGAGCGAGGTCTCCTACGCCGACTCGACGGTCATCAGCCAGCTGCTGCGATTCCGCAACGAGGCCGAAGCCCGCGGCCGCAAGATCGCACTGCTGATCGGCAGCCCGCAATTCCGGCGTCTGCTGCAATACGCGGGCTTGGGCGACGCGTTCGCGGTGTTCGACGACCGCGGGCGCGCGCTGACGTTCTTGGCGGGAGGGCCGGCGTGA
- a CDS encoding SpoIIE family protein phosphatase, which yields MSRYEMSRTSARPLAVTALLLIVVVPILIGGGALVRQLVDRGFGAELRVHQAQLDLGSVLNAQLDEETGVRGYAATGNRLFLAPYQHGRDDFAGSMAAVERDAAALQLDDRTAIADMRATNQRWQRLVAEPLLRNARDGDVIQLHGKALIDRFRLDADRVDTMIAARQALQDASTRAAIDRINLLVLVAVVAVSLAALGFGIVQTRTVQRLEAEERLAGELRVAYETERRVAETLQDAFLQRPLPTTASVSFSATYVPASEEAKVGGDWYDGVELSRGRVMFVIGDVAGHGLEAAVAMNRTRQALVQAAVLDADPASLLSRVNAELMRDRSRMVTAVCGYADSQNYVFTYATAGHPPPVLVEPGRAPRLLEFGGLPLAVMDSAVYRSHSVQTLPGAMLVLYTDGAVEHSRDVFEGEQRLLEAVASVCGGDPVEHVAAAIHARIFDGRAVGDDVAILTVSFAAPGDMRTGDRDASRIVAEGTRGGSASIGGTIVSLYDRVRRRRPPGVSEPRRIAS from the coding sequence ATGTCGCGCTACGAGATGTCGCGCACGTCGGCACGCCCGCTTGCGGTAACGGCGCTGCTGCTCATTGTCGTCGTCCCGATCTTGATCGGCGGGGGCGCCCTCGTGCGGCAGCTGGTCGACCGGGGCTTCGGCGCGGAGCTGCGCGTGCATCAGGCCCAACTCGACCTGGGCTCGGTGCTCAACGCGCAGCTCGACGAAGAGACCGGGGTTCGCGGCTACGCGGCGACCGGCAATCGCCTCTTTCTCGCGCCGTATCAGCACGGCCGCGACGACTTCGCGGGCAGCATGGCGGCGGTCGAGCGCGACGCGGCTGCGCTGCAGCTCGACGATCGCACGGCGATCGCCGACATGCGCGCGACGAACCAGCGGTGGCAGCGTCTGGTGGCGGAGCCCTTGCTGCGCAACGCGCGCGACGGCGACGTGATCCAACTGCACGGCAAGGCGCTGATCGACCGTTTCCGGCTCGACGCCGACCGGGTCGATACGATGATCGCGGCCCGGCAAGCGCTGCAAGACGCCTCGACCCGCGCAGCGATCGATCGCATCAACCTGCTGGTGCTGGTCGCGGTCGTCGCGGTCTCGCTGGCCGCGCTCGGTTTCGGGATCGTGCAGACGCGCACCGTCCAGCGCCTGGAGGCCGAAGAGCGGCTGGCCGGCGAGCTGCGTGTCGCCTACGAGACGGAACGGCGGGTCGCCGAGACGCTGCAGGACGCGTTCTTGCAGCGGCCGCTGCCGACGACGGCCTCGGTCAGCTTCAGCGCGACCTACGTGCCCGCCAGCGAGGAAGCCAAGGTGGGCGGCGACTGGTACGACGGCGTCGAGCTCTCCCGCGGCCGGGTCATGTTCGTCATCGGCGACGTCGCCGGCCACGGGCTCGAGGCGGCCGTCGCGATGAACCGGACGCGTCAAGCGTTGGTGCAGGCCGCCGTGCTCGACGCCGATCCGGCCAGCCTGTTGTCGCGCGTCAACGCCGAGCTGATGCGCGACCGTTCGCGCATGGTGACCGCCGTGTGCGGCTACGCCGACTCGCAGAACTACGTCTTCACCTACGCGACCGCCGGTCATCCGCCGCCGGTGCTCGTCGAGCCGGGTCGCGCGCCGCGGCTGCTCGAGTTCGGCGGCCTGCCGCTGGCGGTAATGGACTCCGCGGTCTATCGCAGTCACAGCGTCCAGACGCTGCCCGGCGCGATGCTGGTGCTCTACACCGACGGCGCCGTCGAGCATTCGCGCGACGTGTTCGAGGGCGAGCAGCGGCTGCTCGAGGCCGTCGCCAGCGTCTGCGGCGGCGACCCGGTGGAGCACGTCGCGGCGGCGATCCACGCGCGCATCTTCGACGGCCGCGCGGTCGGCGACGACGTGGCGATCCTGACGGTCAGCTTCGCCGCGCCCGGCGACATGCGCACCGGCGACCGGGATGCGTCGCGCATCGTCGCCGAGGGCACGCGCGGCGGCTCGGCGTCGATCGGCGGCACCATCGTCTCGCTGTACGACCGGGTCCGGCGGCGCCGGCCGCCGGGCGTTTCCGAGCCGCGGAGGATCGCGTCGTGA
- a CDS encoding aldehyde dehydrogenase family protein, with the protein MALAYAPSPETAPVRLRERYDHFIGGRWVRSSDEETFATVNPATEAELARVAVGTAADVDRAVAAAREAFERYWRPMRPADRAKYAYRIARALTERSRELAVLESMDGGKPIKESRDFDLPQAAAHFFYYAGWADKLRYAIPGVPDPAPLGVVGAIVPWNFPLLMAAWKIAPAIATGNTIVLKPAETTPLTALVLAEICEEADLPPGVVNVVTGDGRTGAALVAHPGVAKVAFTGSTEVGKIIQRTLAGSGKKLTLELGGKAANIVFADAPLDQAVEGIVNGIYFNQGHVCCAGSRLLVQESIHDTIVERLTDRIETLRLGDPLDKNTDIGAINSAAQHAKIRELVQSGIDEGATLVQQSCALPDRGWFHRAAFFTGVTQAHRIAREEIFGPVLSIMTFRTADEAIEKANNTPYGLSAGVWTDKGAKSMYVAQRLHAGVVWCSTFNQFDPSSPFGGYRESGFGREGGIEGLRPYLTA; encoded by the coding sequence ATGGCCCTCGCCTACGCTCCTTCGCCCGAAACCGCACCGGTCCGTCTCCGGGAGCGCTACGACCACTTCATCGGCGGGCGCTGGGTGCGCTCGTCGGACGAGGAGACCTTCGCGACGGTCAACCCGGCGACCGAGGCGGAGCTGGCCCGCGTGGCCGTCGGCACCGCCGCCGACGTCGACCGCGCCGTCGCCGCCGCGCGCGAAGCGTTCGAGCGCTACTGGCGGCCGATGCGTCCCGCCGACCGGGCCAAATACGCCTATCGCATCGCTCGGGCACTGACCGAGCGCTCGCGCGAACTGGCGGTGCTCGAGTCGATGGACGGCGGCAAGCCGATCAAGGAGTCGCGCGACTTCGACCTGCCGCAGGCCGCGGCGCACTTCTTCTACTACGCGGGCTGGGCCGACAAGCTGCGCTATGCGATCCCCGGCGTCCCCGATCCGGCGCCGCTGGGGGTCGTGGGCGCGATCGTTCCCTGGAACTTCCCGCTGCTCATGGCCGCCTGGAAGATCGCCCCGGCGATCGCGACCGGCAACACGATCGTCCTCAAGCCGGCCGAGACGACGCCGCTGACCGCGCTCGTGCTGGCCGAGATCTGCGAGGAGGCCGACCTGCCCCCCGGCGTGGTCAACGTCGTCACCGGAGACGGCCGGACCGGGGCGGCGCTGGTCGCTCACCCCGGGGTCGCCAAGGTCGCCTTCACCGGCTCGACCGAGGTCGGCAAGATCATCCAGCGCACGCTGGCCGGGAGCGGCAAGAAGCTGACCCTCGAGCTGGGCGGCAAGGCCGCCAACATCGTGTTCGCCGACGCTCCGCTGGACCAAGCCGTCGAAGGGATCGTCAACGGCATCTACTTCAACCAGGGCCACGTCTGTTGTGCGGGCTCGCGCCTGCTGGTGCAAGAGTCGATCCACGACACGATCGTCGAACGCCTGACCGATCGCATCGAAACGCTGCGACTGGGCGACCCGCTCGACAAGAACACCGACATCGGCGCCATCAATTCCGCCGCGCAGCACGCGAAGATCCGCGAGCTGGTGCAGAGCGGGATCGACGAGGGCGCAACGCTCGTGCAGCAGAGCTGCGCGCTGCCCGACCGCGGCTGGTTCCACCGCGCCGCGTTCTTCACCGGCGTCACGCAAGCGCACCGCATCGCGCGCGAGGAGATCTTCGGACCCGTCCTCTCGATCATGACCTTCCGCACCGCCGACGAAGCGATCGAGAAGGCCAACAACACGCCCTACGGGCTCTCGGCCGGGGTGTGGACCGACAAGGGCGCCAAATCGATGTACGTCGCGCAGCGTTTGCACGCCGGCGTCGTCTGGTGCTCGACCTTCAACCAATTCGATCCCAGCTCGCCGTTCGGCGGCTATCGCGAGTCCGGCTTCGGCCGCGAAGGCGGCATCGAGGGACTGCGACCGTACCTCACGGCGTGA